The Levilactobacillus namurensis genomic interval ACGTTGGAACCTTTCATCCCTTCGTCGAGGTCGTCCGTGATTAACAGCTTAGCGCCGGATTCAGTCGCAAACTTCTTAGCTAAGTCTTGCGTTTCTTGAGTTGGGAAGAGTTCCTTAGGGGCAACGATGTGGATGTTGACCCCTAAGATGGCACCGGTTACCAGCAAGGAGTTGGCAACGTTGTTCCGGCCATCCCCCATGAAGGTCAAGGTCAAGCCCTTAAGGTGACCAAAGTTTTCCTTAACCGTCATGAAGTCCGCCAGCATTTGCGTTGGGTGCCATTCGTCGGTCAAGCCGTTCCAAACGGGAACACCTGAGTCGCGAGCTAAGATTTCAGCATCGGATTGCTTGAAGCCCCGGAATTCGATTCCATCGAACATGCTACCCAAGACTTTAGCCGTATCGGAAGTGGTTTCCTTCTTACCTAATTGAATGTCGTTTTGACCCAAGTATTCTGGGTGAGCACCCAAGTCGATCGCCGCCGTGGTGAACGCTGAACGGGTCCGCGTTGAGGACTTTTCGAACAGCAAGGCAATGTTCTTACCTTCCAGGTAGTGGTGTTGGATACCCATCTTCTTCAACGTCTTCAAATGCAGTCCAAAGTCGATCAAGTATTCGAGTTCAGCAGCACTGAAGTCCTTTTCTGCAAGAACACTCCGTCCTTGGAATACATTTTCACGAAAATCTTTTGCCATAATCTTTCTCGCTCCTATTCTCTTTAAATGTTTCGAATTTTAAGGATTAATGCTTATTAGAGGTCTTCCCGAACCAGTGGCATGCTCATGCAACGAGGACCGCCACGGCCCCGAGATAATTCACTTGATAAGACGTCGATAACCTTCAAGCCATGCTTACGTAACAGTTCGTTAGAAACGTAGTTCCGGTTGTAGGTCACCACAACACCTGGGGCAATTGCTAAGGTGTTGGAGCCGTCGTTCCATTGTTCACGGCCGGCGATGATTGGGTCACCGTTACCAGTTGGAATCAAGTCCAGGTCATCCAAACCTAAAGCGTCCTTCAGAACTTGCTTCAAGTCCGTCCGGTGGTCTAAGTTCAGTTCACCATCTTTACCTGGCGTGATCGTCCAAGTATCGATGTGGCCGCCTTCGCCTAAGATTCCTGGGTGCACCGTGAATTGATCCTTGTTGATCATGGTGAACACCGTATCCAAGTGCATCATGGCGTGGTTGTGTGGAATCTTGATTGCGATGACTTTGTCGAAGTGGCTCTTCGCGAACAGGTTCTTGGCGATGTCTTCAATGGCATCGGCAGACGTCCGTTGGGAAACCCCGATAGCTAAGACGTGGTCGGAGAGAACTAATTCGTCCCCGCCTTCGATCCGAGTATCGTGGTTCCGGTCGCGCCAAACGTTCAAGCCCTTGTTGGCAAACCGGTGGTGGTACTTAATGATGGTTTCCATAAAGAGCGATTCGCGTTGACGAGCAGCGAAGGTCATGTGGTTAATGCTTAACCCATCACCGATGGAGGCCGCAGGGTCCCGCGTGAAGTACAAGTTAGGCATTGGGTCCATGAAGAATGGGTAGTCGTCTTCTTCGGCCGCACTGACTAAGTCAGCTGGGACGAAGTCGAGTTCGTTCTTCCGAACCCCACCCATGATCTTGTTGACCATGTCTTGGGTGGACATTGACAGTAAGTATTCCTTTAAAGCATCGTGGGTAACGCCGGCAATGTAGCCACTTTCAGCTAACATTTGTTGTAAGAAGTTTTGCTTAACTTCTTCACCACCGTCATCCAAAGCTTCAGCAGACAGCTTTTCCAAGTAGAGCACTTCAGTACCGTTTTGACGAAGAACATCAGCGAAGTTATCGTGTTCCTTTTGAGCAATTGGTAAGTATGGAATGTCATCGAATAACAACCGAGGCATCATGTCAGGCGTGAAGTTTTCAACTTCAACATCTGGCCGCTTGAGCATAACAACCTTCAATTTGCCGATTTCGGACATTACGTGAATTGGACTGGTCATGTTTGTTTCCTCCCATCACTTGATTACGAGACCATCATAACCCGGAATGTAACCGCTTTCTAGTAGTGTTTGGCATTCAAAATGTGAAGGATTGTACACTTTAAGTTGGCCAATGAATATCAATTGTCGTTTATGCATCTAAACTGTATATTTGCATATTTCCAATGAAAACACTTACTTTTAACTGCATAAAATTTGTTCATTAAAATTTGATGATAATTTGTCGACCAGCCAAACCGAGTCGTCCTGAATTCCCCACAGGTCAACGGTTGTGGCCCCCTCAATAATTTGGTATACTTAGGGTAAATTGTTGATGGAGGCGTTTTATATGTCACAGAAATTCATTGTCGATCCTGAGTTCTGGGAAATCTTCCCCGACGTTCAAATTGCCTTTTTGACCGCCCACGGTGTGGATAACCACAGCTACGGCCACCTCAAAAAGTCCCGGTTAATGGAAGCTAACGAAAAAGCTGAGGACTGGGTCCCATACTCCCCAATCAGTAAGAACCCAATCATCGCGGCTTGGCGGGAAGCCTTCCGGAAGTTCAAGACCAAGAAGGGCGCGCGGTGTGCCGTCGAGGCCCTGCTCAAGCGGGCCAGCAAGGGCAACGGCGTGGGCGCAATCAACCCTGTCGTGGACCTCTACAACACGGTCTCTCTGACCTACGCCTTCCCGTTAGCGGCCGAAGACATGGATAAGATCGTCGGTGACGTCCACCTGGGCGTCGCTAAGGGGGGCGAACCCTTCTACCCAATCGGTGAAGCCGACGAAGAACCCGAAGAAGCGCTCCCTGGTGAGGTCATCTACCGCGACGACCAAGGGGTAATCTCCCGTTGCTGGGCTTGGCGGGACAGCGCACGGGTCGAATCTACGGAAGACACCCAAAACATTCTCTTCTATATGGAAAACATCCAACCAGAACGCAAGGAAGACCACGAAAAAGCCGTTCAGATGCTCAAGGACAGCTTCAAGGAATACCTGAACGTGGACCTCGACGACCATCTGGTCACCCGCGACCACCCCGAAGTCACCTTCTAATCAGCGCTTGAAAACCAGGTTTCTTCGCATCTACAGAAATTTCCAGCTAAATCCGCTTAATTTCAGAAAATGTATATATTTGGGACATTTTTGTATATACAAAAATCTTAAAACCCGCGTAAGCCGTTTCCGGTTTACACGGGTTTTTCAGTTTGGCTAATATTTTATGTGATTTTATTCACTCTTATTCCTTCCACACTAAGGATGCACCGACGGGGGAACCTGTCCCCCCACCCCGTTCAAACTTAACCACATTGTAATATTTTGTGACTGTGAATGGTCGGTTACCGTTCAGACCGGTTCCACTGGGCCTTTTTGTCCCCCATCCACCGATGACCATGCTATAATATTATCAATTGCGAGCGCATACAATGATTGCTTAATCGTTGACCTTTCGGCGCTATGCGCGTATCTTAAATAGCGTTGTCTTCAACGAAAAAGGTTCGTTTCCGGGTCGTTACAGCGGTAACACCCGGTCACTTAGCTTCCGCTGAGTAGGCGGCAAGGTCGCTTAGGCCGACCCGGTCCGCCGCACGGAAAATTATTAAATCTACTATAGAAGGAGTTGACGCAGTTTGGATGAAGCTGAACGCGAAAGCAGCCCTTGGCAACGTAACCTCTACGTCCTGTGGTTCTGTACGTTCGTCGCCGGCATGGCCTTCAGCGAAATCATGCCATTTTTATCGTTATATATTAGTAGTCTTGGCGACTACACCAAAGCCCAGGTCACCATGTACAGTGGCCTGGTCTACGCCGCCGACTTCTTCGTCAGCGCCATCGCCTCACCTCTGTGGGGCATCGTGGCCGACCGAAAGGGCCGGAAGATCATGCTCCTGCGGTCATCTCTAGGGATGGGCGTGGCCATGGCCTTAATGGGCTTCGCCACCAGCGTCTGGCAGTTGGTCGCTTTGCGGGCACTCCAAGGCGTCTTCGCGGGGTTCATCTCGAACGCCCAAGCGCTGGTCGCCTCCCAGACGCCCCGGAAACACAGTGGGGCCTCACTCAGTACCTTAATGACGGGTCCTACCAGCGGGATGTTGCTGGGACCCGTCTTCGGGGGAATCTTAGCCCAGGTCTTCTCGATCCGCATCACTTTCTTCATCACGGGGTTCCTCTTATTGGTCACGTTCTTCATGAGCTGGGGCCTGGTCGAAGAGAAGTTCAAGCCGGTGGTTCACCAGTCGGAACAAGCAACTTCTCACAACCCCCTAGCGGCCTTCCCGAACCCTAAACTGATTTTAGTGCTCCTGTCCTCCACGTTGATCGTCCAATTCGGGAACATCTCCATCTCCCCGATCATCAGTCTCTATGTCAAGGAACTGATGCATAACGTGGGACCCATCACCGTGGTCGCCGGAATCATCGCAGCCTTGCCCGGAATCTCCAACATCATCGCCTCGCCGCGGCTAGGACGGTACGGGGATCAACACGGGTCCGGCCGGGTCCTGATCTTCGGCTACATCTTCGCTACGCTGATGTACCTGCCGCAAGGGTTCGTCACTAGCGTTTGGATGCTGGGAATTCTACGGTTCATGATCGGTATCTCCGACGGGGCCCTGTTCCCCGAGATTCAGACCCTGCTGACCAAGAACACCCCGGTCGAATTGACCTCGACCGTCTTCAGCTGGAACCAGTCCTTCCAATCCGTTGGGAACATGTTAGGTTCCCTCCTGGGCGGCTGGATTGCCGGAATGTTCAACTACAACGCCGTGTTCATTTCAACGGCGGCCCTGATGGTCATCAACCTGACCCTAGTCTGGTGGTTAGTTCCCGAGATTCGCAAACGGCAAGCTCCCGCCACCACCCATTCATAAGCCACATCATCGAGTCTGGGACTAGTGCCCAGGCTTTTTTCTACGTTTAGTCAAGGGCAGATTGTGGAAGTATTCGCCTTACCGGTTGGTCCTGAAGGGGCTGGAACGTGGTGGGCACGACTTGAAGCCCTGAAAGTGCCAGGTCTTCAAGCTCGGCCTTTGGGTAAGCCAGCTGAAAAACGCTGACTAACCCAAACGACACCACTGAGCCCCTTCAGGCCCAACCTCACGGCTAAATTGAGCGTCCCCAAAGACAGTATTTTCTGATGTTTGACAACCTTATTCACACAAATGACCACCGTGTTTGAGATGAGGGCTTTCAACTGATTATCGTCGTCACCAATATGCTTAGGCGCCACGGCCTGTTAGCTCATCGTGTCCCGATATGGTTACACAACTGTAAGCCGAGAGGACGGCGAATGACAACTGCAACCTGAGCTGGGGACGCACTTTTTTTAACCATAATTAGCCGTCTTCCCAAATCAAATATAAGCATTCACTTATTAATTAAGACTTTAAATTATGAACTTCTATCCATTCGCCCAAAACTGTAATTTAATTAGAAATAATTTAACCATTGATTTACCGGCGTTCAGAAGCGTTTATATCCGGCATTGGTCAACACTGGTAATAGTCTTTTCTTGGTAAATATCTAGTTTTCATGTACAATAGCGTTAGTTTAACAAACCAACCTCAGTAATCGAATACGACCGGTCTCTAGGCATTCCCACC includes:
- the arcA gene encoding arginine deiminase translates to MTSPIHVMSEIGKLKVVMLKRPDVEVENFTPDMMPRLLFDDIPYLPIAQKEHDNFADVLRQNGTEVLYLEKLSAEALDDGGEEVKQNFLQQMLAESGYIAGVTHDALKEYLLSMSTQDMVNKIMGGVRKNELDFVPADLVSAAEEDDYPFFMDPMPNLYFTRDPAASIGDGLSINHMTFAARQRESLFMETIIKYHHRFANKGLNVWRDRNHDTRIEGGDELVLSDHVLAIGVSQRTSADAIEDIAKNLFAKSHFDKVIAIKIPHNHAMMHLDTVFTMINKDQFTVHPGILGEGGHIDTWTITPGKDGELNLDHRTDLKQVLKDALGLDDLDLIPTGNGDPIIAGREQWNDGSNTLAIAPGVVVTYNRNYVSNELLRKHGLKVIDVLSSELSRGRGGPRCMSMPLVREDL
- a CDS encoding B3/4 domain-containing protein translates to MSQKFIVDPEFWEIFPDVQIAFLTAHGVDNHSYGHLKKSRLMEANEKAEDWVPYSPISKNPIIAAWREAFRKFKTKKGARCAVEALLKRASKGNGVGAINPVVDLYNTVSLTYAFPLAAEDMDKIVGDVHLGVAKGGEPFYPIGEADEEPEEALPGEVIYRDDQGVISRCWAWRDSARVESTEDTQNILFYMENIQPERKEDHEKAVQMLKDSFKEYLNVDLDDHLVTRDHPEVTF
- a CDS encoding MFS transporter; the encoded protein is MDEAERESSPWQRNLYVLWFCTFVAGMAFSEIMPFLSLYISSLGDYTKAQVTMYSGLVYAADFFVSAIASPLWGIVADRKGRKIMLLRSSLGMGVAMALMGFATSVWQLVALRALQGVFAGFISNAQALVASQTPRKHSGASLSTLMTGPTSGMLLGPVFGGILAQVFSIRITFFITGFLLLVTFFMSWGLVEEKFKPVVHQSEQATSHNPLAAFPNPKLILVLLSSTLIVQFGNISISPIISLYVKELMHNVGPITVVAGIIAALPGISNIIASPRLGRYGDQHGSGRVLIFGYIFATLMYLPQGFVTSVWMLGILRFMIGISDGALFPEIQTLLTKNTPVELTSTVFSWNQSFQSVGNMLGSLLGGWIAGMFNYNAVFISTAALMVINLTLVWWLVPEIRKRQAPATTHS
- the argF gene encoding ornithine carbamoyltransferase; translated protein: MAKDFRENVFQGRSVLAEKDFSAAELEYLIDFGLHLKTLKKMGIQHHYLEGKNIALLFEKSSTRTRSAFTTAAIDLGAHPEYLGQNDIQLGKKETTSDTAKVLGSMFDGIEFRGFKQSDAEILARDSGVPVWNGLTDEWHPTQMLADFMTVKENFGHLKGLTLTFMGDGRNNVANSLLVTGAILGVNIHIVAPKELFPTQETQDLAKKFATESGAKLLITDDLDEGMKGSNVVYTDVWVSMGESNWEQRVNLLKPYQVNMEALKKTGTPDDQLLFMHCLPAFHNTDTKYGEDVKEKYGITEMEVTDEVFNSKYARQFEEAENRMHSIKAMMAATLGNLFIPRV